A section of the Candidatus Methylomirabilota bacterium genome encodes:
- a CDS encoding iron-containing redox enzyme family protein, translating into MAETSPFRRELENAVNARHSRLNPFTEKWVKGELTRPQLGAWAAQHYQYVSQFPRWCATVYGECPDSDARDFLLENIIEEESGTKHVDLLIRFAEACGVRRGEVESARQLPTTRGLTAWCFEMSRRPFHVAAAGLLVGLESQVPGIYRRNLPPLKTHYGFTDHEVEFFAIHIEADEVHSERGYQIVERHSTTPEKRAEAIDAVRQATEMRWQYMTGLHRAYVLKEDM; encoded by the coding sequence ATGGCCGAGACGAGCCCGTTCCGCAGAGAGCTCGAGAACGCCGTCAACGCGCGGCACAGCCGCCTGAACCCGTTCACCGAGAAGTGGGTCAAGGGCGAGCTGACGCGGCCCCAGCTCGGGGCGTGGGCCGCGCAGCACTACCAGTACGTGTCGCAGTTCCCGCGCTGGTGCGCGACGGTGTACGGCGAGTGCCCCGACTCCGACGCGCGCGATTTCCTGCTCGAGAACATCATCGAGGAGGAGTCGGGGACGAAGCACGTCGACCTCCTGATCCGCTTCGCCGAGGCGTGCGGCGTGAGGCGCGGGGAGGTCGAGAGCGCGCGCCAGCTGCCGACGACGCGGGGCCTCACCGCCTGGTGCTTCGAGATGTCGCGGCGGCCCTTCCACGTCGCGGCGGCCGGCCTGCTCGTCGGGCTCGAGTCGCAGGTGCCCGGCATCTACCGGCGCAACCTGCCGCCGCTCAAGACGCACTACGGCTTCACCGACCACGAGGTGGAGTTCTTCGCGATCCACATCGAGGCCGACGAGGTCCACAGCGAGCGCGGCTACCAGATCGTCGAGCGCCACTCGACGACGCCCGAGAAGCGCGCGGAGGCGATCGACGCCGTCCGTCAGGCGACCGAGATGCGCTGGCAGTACATGACCGGCCTCCATCGCGCCTACGTCCTCAAGGAGGACATGTAA